DNA sequence from the Alkalilimnicola ehrlichii MLHE-1 genome:
CGGCGGTGGCCCCGCCGGCCTGGCGCACCCGCTCGGCGGCGGCGGCCATCCAGGCCTGCTGGGCACGGGCCTCGGCCACCTCGCCACGCAGGGTCTCGGCGCGGTCGGAGAGCGGCAGCCAGATGCCGCCCCAGGGCAACAGCACGGCGAGCACCAGGGCCCCGGCCAGCAGGATGCGCCGCTCCCGGGGTTCCAGCCCCTGCCAGTGGGCGAGCAGTCGCTCCTTCATGCCTCCTCCCGCTGAATGGTGACCCGGCCGGCGATGCGCTCACCCCGGCTGGCCGCGGAGTGGATCTGCACCTGCCAGTCGCCCCGCGCCTCCACCGCCTCGCGCAGCCGCTCCAACGCCTGCACGCTGGCGGCGTCCAGGTCCAGTTCCAGCCGCTGCTGGCGGAAGGCGAGGCTGCGCAGCCGGGGGGCATCGTCGCCGGTCAGGGCCGGCGCGACCGCATTGAGCACGGCGATGAAGGGGTCGGACCGGCGCTCCGGGCCGCCCTCGCCACCACCGTCCAGTTCGGCCAGTGCCCGCTCCATCTGCACCCGCGGGTTGACCACCCGGCTGTCGGGGAAGGTGTCGCGGAAGATCTCCACGGTCTCGGCGCGCAGGGCCTGTTCGGTGCGCTCCAGGTTGCGCACCTCGGCATAGAGCATGACGAATTGCAGGCCCACCCAGGCCAGGGCCAGGGCCGCCACCGCGCGCCAGGGGCGCAGTCGCCGGAGCCACTGCTCGCGCCCGCTGAAGGGGCCCTGGAGCAGATTGATCGCCTGGTGCGGATCGAACAGGGGGGCCAGGGCGCGCAGCGGACTGTCGGCCGCCGGCTGCTCGCTGACGGTGAGGGTGTCGGGCAGGGCCGCGCGCAGGGCCTCGACCTGCCCGGGGGCGGCGCCCGCCGGGTGGAGGGCCAGCCCGGCGGGGGCGCCCTCATCGCCGGCCTCACCGGCGGCCTGCGCCTGGGCCAGCAGCCGGGGCAGGATCAGCGGCCAGGCG
Encoded proteins:
- the gspL gene encoding type II secretion system protein GspL, which translates into the protein MSQYCLLLPTAPTADDPVEWCLLDADGRVGDHGEAPAGDLATRLPRGARVWLLLPPGEVSVLRATLPTRNRQRARQALPWALEDQLAADPDRLHFALGRPEADGRHSAAVIDRERMATWLHWAAEQGLELHTITPLELAIGAGDDDWRLILGDQAGWLSTGPRAGLALEADAWPLILPRLLAQAQAAGEAGDEGAPAGLALHPAGAAPGQVEALRAALPDTLTVSEQPAADSPLRALAPLFDPHQAINLLQGPFSGREQWLRRLRPWRAVAALALAWVGLQFVMLYAEVRNLERTEQALRAETVEIFRDTFPDSRVVNPRVQMERALAELDGGGEGGPERRSDPFIAVLNAVAPALTGDDAPRLRSLAFRQQRLELDLDAASVQALERLREAVEARGDWQVQIHSAASRGERIAGRVTIQREEA